A stretch of Salvelinus alpinus chromosome 4, SLU_Salpinus.1, whole genome shotgun sequence DNA encodes these proteins:
- the foxj2 gene encoding forkhead box protein J2 isoform X1 gives MSSNLDSSLTSIDWLPQLGISSLRSGRERGGEEGERKKERGRERSDLPPPIPAPFPSSGSKAKPPHSYATLIAMAIGAAPSRKLSLNDIYMWISDMFPYYSRSGRGWKNSIRHNLSLNKCFRKVPRPQSDPGKGSYWMMDGPSEPNPLRGTKRPYPAEEEEGSIQVPNVSVMQAEKQHSPQTDHYTPLASPQTDHYTPLASPQTDHYRPLASPQTDHYRPLASPQTDHYRPLASPQTYHYTPLASPQEPSQQLSPPPCKQRPPYMQSPVSSLPVLHETVSPSTASATLPSLSVPHSLPSLSVPHSLPSLSVPHSLPSLSIPHSLPSLSTSHSTVPSSVSSQTLPSSVPALSVPVLSVPSLSVPSLTVAPTYASSHSCDPLLRFSFSDLNLPDLYTSFQSLCRSVRERVTSQSDVGPLFVLTNDSTPLHTPTLPPLSPHPVPSVAPGPPPEADRLSHSSVVPADWFSTTDTLKESFRVASSLDWANIDLTSHPDLLESMRQAELCDWALEPTLFTSLCDSLNRFFTQKGLIGSSSGNNSPLAHGAPQSLLLPPLTHNTPTLASLTHPSPLAYPPLVLPSSSGQPARRPLHPQTQGVQRPHLTQTEALQTNAGIQLQPKPRPPMKHLHNNSEEIQDDFDWDSLIA, from the exons atgtcttCTAACTTGGACTCCAGTCTAACCAGCATAGACTGGCTCCCCCAGCTGGGAATCAGCTCACTGCgatcaggaagagagagaggaggagaagagggggagagaaagaaagagagagggagggagagaagtgatCTTCCTCCCCCCATCCCTGCCCCCTTTCCTTCCTCTGGATCCAAAGCCAAGCCCCCTCACAGCTATGCCACCCTCATCGCCATGGCAATAGGCGCAGCCCCCAGCAGGAAGTTGAGTTTGAATGACATCTACATGTGGATCAGTGACATGTTCCCCTACTACAGCAGATCTGGCAGGGGATGGAAG AACTCCATCCGCCATAACCTGTCCCTCAATAAATGCTTCCGGAAGGTTCCTCGACCCCAAAGTGACCCTGGGAAG GGTTCCTATTGGATGATGGACGGCCCCTCAGAGCCCAATCCGCTGAGAGGAACCAAGCGTCCGTATCCagctgaagaggaggaggggtccATCCAGGTCCCCAATGTCTCAGTGATGCAGGCAGAGAAACAGCATTCACCCCAGACAGACCATTATACGCCTTTAGCATCTCCACAGACAGACCATTATACGCCTTTAGCATCTCCACAGACAGACCATTATAGGCCTTTAGCATCGCCACAGACAGACCATTATAGGCCTTTAGCATCGCCACAGACAGACCATTATAGGCCTTTAGCATCTCCACAGACATACCATTATACGCCTTTAGCATCTCCACAGGAACCCAGTCAACAACTATCCCCCCCACCATGCAAG CAACGGCCACCCTATATGcagtcccctgtctcctctctccctgtcctccatgAGACTGTCTCCCCATCTACTGCCTCTgctactctcccctctctttctgtccctcactctctcccctctctttctgtccctcactctctcccctctctttctgtccctcactctctcccctctctttctatccctcattctctcccctctctttctacctctcactctactgtcccctcttctgtctcctctcaaaCTCTCCCTTCTTCTGTTCCCGCTCTCTCTGTTCCcgttctctctgttccctctctttctgtcccatCTCTTACTGTTGCCCCCACCTACGCCTCGTCACACTCCTGTGATCCCCTTCTCCGTTTCTCCTTCTCTGATCTGAACCTGCCAGACCTCTACACCTCCTTCCAGTCCCTCTGCAGAAGCGTCAGGGAGAGAGTGACCTCGCAAT cggaCGTGGGTCCATTATTTGTGTTGACCAATGACAGTACCCCACTGCACACCCcaaccctcccccctctctcccctcaccctGTACCCTCTGTAGCACCCGGACCTCCTCCTGAGGCAGACAGACTGTCTCACAGCAGTG tGGTGCCAGCAGACTGGTTCAGTACTACAGACACTCTGAAGGAGAGCTTTAGGGTCGCCAGCAGTCTGGACTGGGCCAACATTGACCTCACTAGCCACCCAG acctCCTGGAGAGCATGCGCCAGGCCGAGCTCTGTGATTGGGCGCTGGAGCCGACGCTCTTCACTTCACTCTGTGATTCGTTGAACCGTTTCTTCACTCAGAAGGGCCTAATTGGCTCGTCCTCCGGTAACAACTCCCCATTGGCCCACGGTGCCCCTCAATCTCTGCTCCTCCCACCCCTTACTCACAACACCCCCACCCTGGCCAGCCTGACTCACCCCTCTCCCCTGGCCTACCCCCCTCTGGTCCTCCCTTCCAGCAGTGGGCAGCCTGCCAGGAGGCCCCTCCACCCCCAAACTCAGGGTGTACAGAGGCCCCACCTGACCCAAACTGAAGCCCTTCAGACCAATG ctgGGATCCAACTTCAACCTAAACCCCGTCCCCCTATGAAACATCTCCATAACAACAGCGAGGAGATCCAAGATGACTTTGACTGGGACTCTCTGATCGCctga
- the foxj2 gene encoding forkhead box protein J2 isoform X2 has protein sequence MSSNLDSSLTSIDWLPQLGISSLRSGRERGGEEGERKKERGRERSDLPPPIPAPFPSSGSKAKPPHSYATLIAMAIGAAPSRKLSLNDIYMWISDMFPYYSRSGRGWKNSIRHNLSLNKCFRKVPRPQSDPGKGSYWMMDGPSEPNPLRGTKRPYPAEEEEGSIQVPNVSVMQAEKQHSPQTDHYTPLASPQTDHYTPLASPQTDHYRPLASPQTDHYRPLASPQTDHYRPLASPQTYHYTPLASPQEPSQQLSPPPCKQRPPYMQSPVSSLPVLHETVSPSTASATLPSLSVPHSLPSLSVPHSLPSLSVPHSLPSLSIPHSLPSLSTSHSTVPSSVSSQTLPSSVPALSVPVLSVPSLSVPSLTVAPTYASSHSCDPLLRFSFSDLNLPDLYTSFQSLCRSVRERVTSQSPGPPPEADRLSHSSVVPADWFSTTDTLKESFRVASSLDWANIDLTSHPDLLESMRQAELCDWALEPTLFTSLCDSLNRFFTQKGLIGSSSGNNSPLAHGAPQSLLLPPLTHNTPTLASLTHPSPLAYPPLVLPSSSGQPARRPLHPQTQGVQRPHLTQTEALQTNAGIQLQPKPRPPMKHLHNNSEEIQDDFDWDSLIA, from the exons atgtcttCTAACTTGGACTCCAGTCTAACCAGCATAGACTGGCTCCCCCAGCTGGGAATCAGCTCACTGCgatcaggaagagagagaggaggagaagagggggagagaaagaaagagagagggagggagagaagtgatCTTCCTCCCCCCATCCCTGCCCCCTTTCCTTCCTCTGGATCCAAAGCCAAGCCCCCTCACAGCTATGCCACCCTCATCGCCATGGCAATAGGCGCAGCCCCCAGCAGGAAGTTGAGTTTGAATGACATCTACATGTGGATCAGTGACATGTTCCCCTACTACAGCAGATCTGGCAGGGGATGGAAG AACTCCATCCGCCATAACCTGTCCCTCAATAAATGCTTCCGGAAGGTTCCTCGACCCCAAAGTGACCCTGGGAAG GGTTCCTATTGGATGATGGACGGCCCCTCAGAGCCCAATCCGCTGAGAGGAACCAAGCGTCCGTATCCagctgaagaggaggaggggtccATCCAGGTCCCCAATGTCTCAGTGATGCAGGCAGAGAAACAGCATTCACCCCAGACAGACCATTATACGCCTTTAGCATCTCCACAGACAGACCATTATACGCCTTTAGCATCTCCACAGACAGACCATTATAGGCCTTTAGCATCGCCACAGACAGACCATTATAGGCCTTTAGCATCGCCACAGACAGACCATTATAGGCCTTTAGCATCTCCACAGACATACCATTATACGCCTTTAGCATCTCCACAGGAACCCAGTCAACAACTATCCCCCCCACCATGCAAG CAACGGCCACCCTATATGcagtcccctgtctcctctctccctgtcctccatgAGACTGTCTCCCCATCTACTGCCTCTgctactctcccctctctttctgtccctcactctctcccctctctttctgtccctcactctctcccctctctttctgtccctcactctctcccctctctttctatccctcattctctcccctctctttctacctctcactctactgtcccctcttctgtctcctctcaaaCTCTCCCTTCTTCTGTTCCCGCTCTCTCTGTTCCcgttctctctgttccctctctttctgtcccatCTCTTACTGTTGCCCCCACCTACGCCTCGTCACACTCCTGTGATCCCCTTCTCCGTTTCTCCTTCTCTGATCTGAACCTGCCAGACCTCTACACCTCCTTCCAGTCCCTCTGCAGAAGCGTCAGGGAGAGAGTGACCTCGCAAT CACCCGGACCTCCTCCTGAGGCAGACAGACTGTCTCACAGCAGTG tGGTGCCAGCAGACTGGTTCAGTACTACAGACACTCTGAAGGAGAGCTTTAGGGTCGCCAGCAGTCTGGACTGGGCCAACATTGACCTCACTAGCCACCCAG acctCCTGGAGAGCATGCGCCAGGCCGAGCTCTGTGATTGGGCGCTGGAGCCGACGCTCTTCACTTCACTCTGTGATTCGTTGAACCGTTTCTTCACTCAGAAGGGCCTAATTGGCTCGTCCTCCGGTAACAACTCCCCATTGGCCCACGGTGCCCCTCAATCTCTGCTCCTCCCACCCCTTACTCACAACACCCCCACCCTGGCCAGCCTGACTCACCCCTCTCCCCTGGCCTACCCCCCTCTGGTCCTCCCTTCCAGCAGTGGGCAGCCTGCCAGGAGGCCCCTCCACCCCCAAACTCAGGGTGTACAGAGGCCCCACCTGACCCAAACTGAAGCCCTTCAGACCAATG ctgGGATCCAACTTCAACCTAAACCCCGTCCCCCTATGAAACATCTCCATAACAACAGCGAGGAGATCCAAGATGACTTTGACTGGGACTCTCTGATCGCctga
- the isoc2 gene encoding isochorismatase domain-containing protein 2 — MAGIGRLSTKGSVLLLCDMQEKFRPNIFQFTNIVSNAARLLQAARVLGIPPIVTEQYPKGLGPTVPELGAGDLTAHAKTKFTMMIEPVEKELKALRDPKIAILCGIETQACIACTTFDLLEKGMEVHIVADAVSSRSQTDRLFALSRLRQSGAFLTTTEAVLLQLVQDAKHPNFREIQKLLVQPSPDTALLAFFSSL; from the exons A TGGCAGGGATTGGCAGACTGTCAACAAAGGGCTCAGTACTCTTACTGTGTGACATGCAGGAGAAGTTCAGACCCAACATCTTCCAGTTCACCAACATCGTCAGCAACGCAGCCAGActgctacag GCAGCCCGTGTTCTGGGCATCCCCCCCATAGTGACAGAGCAGTACCCTAAAGGCCTGGGTCCCACGGTGCCTGAGCTGGGGGCTGGGGACCTGACAGCCCACGCCAAGACCAAGTTCACCATGATGATAGAGCCAGTGGAGAAGGAGCTCAAAGCCCTAAGAGACCCCAAGATAGCCATCCTCTGTGGGATAGAGACACAGGCCTGCATCGCG TGCACGACCTTTGACCTGCTGGAGAAGGGTATGGAGGTCCATATCGTGGCTGATGCTGTCTCGTCCAGAAG TCAGACAGACCGGTTGTTTGCCCTGTCCCGGTTGAGGCAGAGTGGAGCCTTCCTGACCACCACAGAGGCCGTCCTACTACAGCTAGTGCAAGATGCCAAACACCCCAACTTTAGAGAG ATCCAGAAGCTATTGGTCCAGCCGTCCCCTGACACAGCCTTGCTAGCCTTCTTCAGCTCTCTGTAG